From one Malus sylvestris chromosome 1, drMalSylv7.2, whole genome shotgun sequence genomic stretch:
- the LOC126622605 gene encoding pentatricopeptide repeat-containing protein At4g01570-like, which yields MDTRGYNICIHAFGCWGDLGTSLSLFREMKDSNLDNVGPDLSAYNSLIHVLCLVGKVDDALTVWEELKGSGHEPDAIIYRILMQGCCRCYRIDDATKFFSEMQLDGYIPDTIVYNSLLNGLFKARKVNDGCQLFEKMVQNGVRASTWMYNILIDGLFRNGRAEAAYTLFCDFKKKGQFVDGVTYSIVVLQLCKEGLLAEALGLVEEMERRGFTVDLITISSLVIGLYKEGRWDWTDKLMKHIRDGNLVPSVLKWKVDMEASLKNPQRNRKDYTPLFPSKGDLSEIVSLIKSAESTMDADLDSEAARVKEDDKNLSTDTGQWSSSPHMDQLANQLKSTDHSSQLFSLSRGQRVQAKGENTFDIDMVNTFLSLFLTKGKLSIACKLFEIFSDLGENPVSYTYNSMMSSFVKKGYFNEAWGVLNEMGERVCPTDIATYNVIIQGLGKMGRADLASSVLDKLIEQGGYLDVVMYNTLINALGKASRIDEVNKLFEQMKSSGINPDVVTFNTLIEVHSKAGRLKDAYKFLKMMLDAGCTPNHVTDTTLDFLGKEIEKMRYQKASMVRNKDD from the coding sequence ATGGATACTCGGGGGTATAATATTTGCATTCATGCATTTGGGTGTTGGGGTGATTTGGGTACTAGTCTGAGTCTGTTCAGAGAGATGAAAGACTCTAACTTGGATAACGTCGGGCCAGATTTGTCTGCATATAATAGCCTCATTCATGTGCTCTGCTTGGTGGGGAAAGTGGATGATGCACTTACTGTATGGGAGGAATTGAAGGGCTCCGGCCACGAGCCGGACGCAATTATCTATAGAATTCTTATGCAGGGGTGTTGTAGGTGTTATCGAATAGACGATGCCACTAAGTTTTTTAGTGAAATGCAGCTCGATGGATATATCCCTGATACCATTGTTTATAATTCTTTACTAAATGGGTTATTCAAGGCCAGGAAGGTTAATGATGGCTGCCAGTTATTTGAGAAAATGGTTCAGAATGGGGTGAGAGCCTCGACGTGGATGTATAATATTCtcattgatggtttgtttaggAATGGAAGGGCAGAGGCTGCATACACACTATTTTGTGACTTCAAGAAGAAGGGTCAGTTTGTCGATGGTGTAACATATAGCATTGTGGTTTTGCAACTTTGTAAGGAGGGCCTGCTTGCGGAAGCACTAGGATTGGTGGAAGAAATGGAAAGGAGAGGCTTTACTGTTGATTTAATTACTATTTCGTCACTTGTGATTGGGCTGTATAAAGAAGGACGGTGGGATTGGACGGACAAGCTCATGAAGCACATTAGAGATGGTAACCTAGTGCCGAGTGTTCTTAAATGGAAGGTTGATATGGAGGCTTCGCTGAAAAATCCGCAGAGAAATAGAAAGGATTATACACCTTTGTTCCCAAGTAAAGGCGACTTGAGCGAGATTGTGAGTTTAATAAAGTCTGCTGAATCAACAATGGATGCAGACCTAGATTCAGAGGCTGCCAGGGTTAAAGAAGATGATAAGAATTTGTCCACCGATACTGGTCAGTGGTCATCATCTCCACATATGGATCAATTGGCTAATCAACTTAAGTCCACCGACCACTCCTCGCAGCTGTTTTCATTGTCCAGGGGGCAAAGAGTTCAAGCAAAAGGGGAAAACACTTTTGATATTGACATGGTTAATACCTTTTTGTCGTTATTCTTGACCAAGGGAAAGCTGAGCATAGCATGCAAATTGTTTGAGATTTTCAGTGATCTTGGTGAAAATCCTGTGAGTTATACTTATAATTCCATGATGAGTTCGTTCGTCAAGAAGGGCTACTTCAATGAGGCATGGGGTGTACTCAATGAAATGGGAGAAAGGGTCTGCCCCACAGACATAGCTACATACAATGTGATAATCCAAGGCTTGGGGAAGATGGGTAGAGCGGATCTAGCGAGTTCTGTCCTGGATAAGCTAATTGAGCAGGGTGGTTATCTTGACGTGGTTATGTACAACACCTTGATTAATGCACTAGGGAAGGCTAGCAGGATTGATGAAGTAAACAAGCTCTTTGAGCAGATGAAGAGTAGTGGAATAAATCCTGATGTTGTCACTTTTAATACACTTATTGAAGTTCATAGCAAAGCAGGTCGGCTAAAAGATGCATATAAGTTTTTGAAAATGATGCTCGATGCAGGCTGCACCCCGAACCATGTTACTGACACGACTTTAGATTTTCTGGGCAAGGAGATTGAGAAAATGAGGTACCAGAAGGCATCCATGGTGCGCAATAAGGATGACTGA